A genomic segment from Coregonus clupeaformis isolate EN_2021a unplaced genomic scaffold, ASM2061545v1 scaf2761, whole genome shotgun sequence encodes:
- the LOC121570110 gene encoding axin-2-like, whose amino-acid sequence MSRALIPDHIANSFREDAPRPPVPGEEGEALPCYPGKLAMMRPQGTAVKAILLAPPGSTAKRNEDGLGEPEGSASPDSPLARWTKSLHSLLGDQDGAHLFRTFLEREKCVDTLDFWFACNGFRQMDLKDTKTLRVAKAIYKRYIDTSSIVAKQLKPATKTFIRDNIKKQQIDSSMFDQAQTEIQTTMEESAYQMFLTSDIYLEYVRSGGENPAHVNPNGLGSLKLVCGYLPTLNEEEEWSCNDFKAKALASVVGLSAKALRATVSMRMVEVMEKGYRSHRRGDPVNPYHVGSFAPATSTNDSEVSSDAMTDDSMSMTDSSVDGIPPYKLGSKKHLQREMQRNMRMNSQVSLPAFPRTRRCPKEMTPVEPAAFASQLISRLERLKREQETMSSLEERLQQIQEEEERDEAEVPGSSAPLLSPHPLSLLPTGPNDEDPQAILDDHLSRVLKTPGCQSPTTVARHSPRSRSPEHRTLSRGGPGLKPLVSPGASSGSSSLGGFSVGFTPGRALALGRPSSSTKHIHHHYIHHHAGSKSKEQIERNAAQRVLCLCPVRSEGAEVGPPYPRSRSLGREMESCGSSPVESNMGRSSSLSRGGCRSGAEEEAAEGGEVVPLQLPSDSTDRSQNVWQWILESDRQGKHHKPHSTQSTKKAYGGGAASNQTHTWGGGGASAHLRAHKPAHPFIQDPAMPPLPPPNTLSQLEEACRRLEEASVSKPPKQRHSTSSLQREKSHPVPVQSGPCPASSPPGPCPVPSPLSPALTPGPGPDASLQTEELRESNRVQQQQVATGCHVAPAMGSETEVTYFFCGEEIPYRRRMKTHSLTLGHFKEQLRKKGHYRYYFKRVSDEFKCGAVFEEVCDDSSVLPRYQGKILGKVERMD is encoded by the exons ATGAGCAGAGCGCTTATACCGGACCATATCGCCAATAGCTTCCGAGAAGATGCTCCCCGTCCCCCGGTCCCGGGGGAGGAGGGCGAGGCGCTGCCGTGCTACCCCGGCAAACTCGCCATGATGAGACCCCAGGGTACCGCGGTCAAAGCGATTTTGCTCGCGCCTCCCGGTTCCACTGCGAAGAGGAATGAGGATGGACTTGGGGAACCCGAGGGGAGCGCTTCACCGGATTCGCCGCTAGCCCGGTGGACCAAGTCGTTGCATTCTCTTCTTGGGGACCAAGATGGTGCTCATCTTTTTAGGACATTCCTGGAGCGCGAGAAATGCGTCGACACTTTAGACTTTTGGTTCGCCTGTAATGGTTTCAGGCAGATGGACCTCAAGGATACCAAAACGCTGCGAGTCGCCAAAGCTATTTACAAGCGCTATATTGACACCAGCAGCATAGTGGCCAAGCAGCTCAAGCCTGCGACCAAAACCTTCATTCGGGATAATATCAAGAAGCAACAGATTGATTCGTCTATGTTCGACCAGGCACAGACTGAGATCCAGACCACCATGGAGGAGAGTGCCTACCAGATGTTCTTGACCTCGGACATTTACCTAGAGTATGTGAGGAGCGGGGGCGAGAACCCTGCTCATGTGAACCCTAACGGGCTAGGTAGCCTGAAGCTGGTGTGTGGGTACCTGCCCACCCTGAATGAGGAAGAGGAGTGGAGTTGTAATGATTTCAAAGCCAAAGCGCTGGCTTCTGTGGTTGGACTTTCTGCAAAGGCGCTGAGGGCAACAGTGTCTATGAGGATGGTGGAGGTGATGGAGAAGGGGTACAG gtcccACAGGCGAGGGGACCCGGTCAACCCGTACCATGTGGGCTCGTTTGCCCCCGCCACCAGCACCAACGACAGCGAGGTGTCCAGCGACGCCATGACAGACGACTCCATGTCCATGACCGACAGCAGTGT AGATGGCATCCCTCCCTACAAGCTGGGCTCCAAGAAGCACCTGCAGAGAGAGATGCAGCGCAACATGAGGATGAACAGCCAAGTCTCCCTACCAGCCTTCCCT CGGACGCGGAGATGTCCTAAGGAGATGACTCCGGTGGAGCCGGCAGCATTTGCTTCTCAGCTCATCTCTCGTCTGGAGCGGctgaagagagagcaggagacCATGAGCTCCCTGGAGGAGAGGCTGCAGCAGATACaagag gaggaggagagggacgagGCCGAGGTTCCCGGCAGTAGTGCCCCCctgctctccccccaccccctgtcCCTCCTGCCCACCGGCCCCAACGATGAGGACCCCCAGGCCATTCTGGACGACCACCTGTCCCGCGTCCTAAAGACCCCTGGCTGCCAGTCCCCCACCACCGTGGCCCGCCACTCGCCCCGCTCCCGCTCTCCAGAGCACAGGACTCTTTCCCGTGGAGGCCCTGGTCTCAAGCCCCTGGTCTCACCTGGGGCCTCCAGTGGCTCCTCCAGCTTAGGGGGCTTCTCGGTAGGTTTCACCCCAGGAAGGGCCCTCGCCCTGGGCAGGCCCAGCAGCAGCACCAAGCACATCCACCACCACTACATCCACCACCACGCCGGTTCCAAGAGCAAGGAGCAGATCGAGAGAAACGCGGCCCAGAGGGTGTTGTGTCTGTGCCCCGTGCGGTCTGAAGGGGCGGAGGTGGGTCCCCCGTACCCACGCAGTCGCAGCCTGGGCAGGGAGATGGAGTCATGTGGCAGTAGTCCCGTAGAGTCCAACATGGGACGCTCCAGTTCCCTGTCTCGAGGGGGTTGTCGGTCGGGGGCTGAGGAGGAGGCAGCAGAGGGGGGTGAGGTCGTGCCCCTCCAGCTACCCAGCGACAGTACAGACCGCTCCCAGAACGTGTGGCAGTGGATCCTGGAGAGTGACCGGCAGGGCAAGCACCACAAACCCCACAG TACCCAGAGCACTAAGAAGGCGTATGGTGGCGGAGCGGCGTCCAACCAGACACACACGTGGGGCGGCGGCGGCGCCAGCGCCCATCTCCGTGCCCACAAGCCCGCCCACCCCTTCATCCAGGACCCGGCCATGCCCCCACTGCCCCCGCCCAACACCCTGTCCCAGCTGGAGGAGGCCTGCCGCAGACTAGAGGAGGCCTCCGTCTCCAAACCCCCCAAGCAGAG ACACTCTACATCCAGTCTCCAGAGAGAGAAGAGCCACCCTGTGCCTGTCCAGAGTGGGCCCTGTCCAGCCTCATCCCCCCCTGGTCCCTGTCCAGTACCGTCCCCCCTCAGCCCTGCACTCACCCCTGGACCCGGGCCTGATGCTTCTCTCCAAACAGAAGA actgagagagagcaacagggttcagcagcagcaggtgGCAACAGGCTGCCATGTTGCTCCAGCCATGGGTAGTGAGACAGAGGTAACCTACTTCTTCTGTGGTGAGGAGATCCCCTACCGTAGGAGGATGAAGACCCACAGCCTCACACTGGGACACTTTAAAGAACAGCTCCGCAAGAAGGGACACTACAG GTACTACTTCAAGAGGGTCAGTGATGAGTTTAAGTGTGGAGCCGTGTTCGAGGAGGTGTGCGACGACAGCTCTGTTCTGCCCAGGTACCAAGGGAAGATCTTGGGCAAGGTGGAGAGGATGGACTGA